TAGAATTTTTAAGAATATCTTTATTTTTCTAAATTTTTTTCTTTTAATAATATGAAATATCTAATCATAATTTCATTTTTAAAAAAGAAATTTTAATTCAATTTTTCCATTTTCTAATTTCTTATTAAAATTAAAAAATTTAAAATAAAGTGAAATTATTCATTTAACAAATATAAAAAAGTTGATGCTTATGTTTTCAAAAAATAAAAGAAAAGTAGCAATAATTGGAGCTGGAGGAAGAGATTTTCATTTATTCAATACTCTTTATAAAAATTCAAATGAAATAGAAGTTGTAGCTTTTTTATTTACTCAAATTCCTAGGCAAACTGGTAAAAATTATCCATATGAATTAGCTGGTAATAATTATCCAAATGGAATACCTATAATAGATTTAAAAGATTTACCAAAATTAATTAAAGAGAATAAAATAGATGAAGCTATATTAGCTTTTAGTGATCTTACTTATAATGATTTAATGAAAATTGCAAGTTGGATTTTAAGTTTAGGAATAGATTTTAAAATTGTTTCTCATTTAAAAACAATGCTTTCTTCAAATAAACCAGTAATATCTATTTGTGGTGTTAGAACAGGAGTTGGAAAAAGTACTGTAACAAGATATATAGTAAAAATACTTAAAGAAATAGGTTTAAAGCCAATAGTTATAAGACATCCAATGGCTTATGGAAACCTTTTAAAAAAGAAAGTTATTAAATTTGAAAATATTGAAGATGTTTTAAAAAATGAATATTTATCTATTGAAGAAAGGGGAGAATTTTATTCACTTGTTAAAAAAGGAGCAATAGTTTATGCTGGAGTAGATTATGAAGAAGTTTTAAGAAAAGCTGAAAAAGATGGAGATATTATTATTTGGGATGGAGGAAATAATGATGTTTCTTTTATTAAATCTGATCTTTATATAACAGTAGCTGATGCAACAAGGCCAGGACAAGAAATTGAAAGTTTTCCAGGAGAAATAAATGTTAGATTATCTGATGTTATTATAATAAATAAAATTGAAAATGCAAATAAAGAATCTTTAGAAAATATTATTAAAAATATAAAATCTGTTAATAATAAAGCAGAAATAACATTAGCAAAAATGAAAGTAATAGTTGATAATCCTTTAATGATTAAAGGGAAGTCTGTTCTTGTTATAGAAGATGGTCCTACAGTTACTCATGGAGGTAAAAAATTTGGAGCAGCTTATTTAGCAGCTAAAGAATATAAAGCTAAAGAAATAGTAGACCCTAGACCATATGCTATTGGATTAATTAAAGAAGTATATAAAGAATATGCACATTTAGAAAATGTTCTTCCAGCTGTAGGATATGATGAACAACAAATAAATGATTTCTTATCTACTATAGAAAAAATACCTTGCGATTTAGTATTGTATGATATCATTACTGGAATAGGGGATATTATTTCTAAATATAAACCAGCAATAGAAGTTGAATATGAATTAATCGATATTGATAATAAATTGAAAAATATAATTATTTCTAAATTTTCTAAATAGATATTTCTATTTTAAAATTAAAGACAATATAATTATCAAAAGTTTAAATATAAAATTTTATAACTTACAATGAATTTTCTAATAAAAATATTTTTGATAGCTTTCATTTTCAATCTTTAGCTATAAAAAATTATAAGTTATCTAATAGATTTTCTAAAGAGAAAATCTAGAGCGATGTCATGAAAGAAGAAATCAAAATAGAGCGATTAAAAAAATCAGAGATGCCAAAAGTAATTGATTT
This genomic window from Nitrososphaerota archaeon contains:
- a CDS encoding GTP-binding protein, whose product is MFSKNKRKVAIIGAGGRDFHLFNTLYKNSNEIEVVAFLFTQIPRQTGKNYPYELAGNNYPNGIPIIDLKDLPKLIKENKIDEAILAFSDLTYNDLMKIASWILSLGIDFKIVSHLKTMLSSNKPVISICGVRTGVGKSTVTRYIVKILKEIGLKPIVIRHPMAYGNLLKKKVIKFENIEDVLKNEYLSIEERGEFYSLVKKGAIVYAGVDYEEVLRKAEKDGDIIIWDGGNNDVSFIKSDLYITVADATRPGQEIESFPGEINVRLSDVIIINKIENANKESLENIIKNIKSVNNKAEITLAKMKVIVDNPLMIKGKSVLVIEDGPTVTHGGKKFGAAYLAAKEYKAKEIVDPRPYAIGLIKEVYKEYAHLENVLPAVGYDEQQINDFLSTIEKIPCDLVLYDIITGIGDIISKYKPAIEVEYELIDIDNKLKNIIISKFSK